The following proteins are encoded in a genomic region of Macrobrachium nipponense isolate FS-2020 chromosome 44, ASM1510439v2, whole genome shotgun sequence:
- the LOC135204268 gene encoding uncharacterized transmembrane protein DDB_G0289901-like — translation MIPSKVTGIRGLYIPDGRLEDHLQCRYEGPGEFFFLSFSFFQPSRGSSLSGECLGLWNLCDSLLVFTGCGSLIDEAGCWSGIPKLFFQIFCVSKITVPDQPRKSPEVVFVNYRPGENPSLPGGIDLQTALSSASQGTGQVISGSRGSGGSGFGGQSFGGFSQGGFGGSSSLTSGGSSSFTNGGSSSFTSGGSNSFTSGGSNSFTSGGSNSFNNGGSNSFTSGGLSSFPSGQGLVGFSGQSGSSISSGQLSGGLADQSFGGFSSGGSSSGISSGIGRFGFSGDASQSNIISSGSDLGFSY, via the coding sequence ATGATACCGTCGAAGGTCACCGGGATTCGGGGCTTATATATACCCGACGGGCGCCTGGAAGACCATCTTCAGTGCCGCTATGAAGGTCCTGGTgagttcttcttcctctccttctccttcttccagCCTTCCCGCGGCTCTAGCTTGTCTGGGGAATGTCTAGGTCTTTGGAATCTTTGTGACAGTCTGCTCGTCTTCACGGGATGTGGGTCGTTAATAGATGAGGCTGGCTGTTGGTCTGGTATTCCAAAGTTATTCTTTCAGATCTTCTGTGTTTCAAAAATTACCGTGCCTGACCAGCCTCGTAAGAGCCCAGAGGTAGTCTTCGTCAATTACAGGCCAGGGGAGAATCCCAGCCTCCCTGGAGGCATCGATTTGCAGACTGCCCTCAGCTCTGCATCACAGGGGACTGGACAGGTCATCAGTGGATCAAGAGGAAGCGGAGGAAGTGGATTTGGTGGCCAGTCTTTCGGTGGATTCAGCCAAGGCGGATTTGGAGGATCAAGCAGCCTCACCAGTGGAGGATCAAGCAGCTTCACCAACGGAGGATCAAGCAGCTTCACCAGTGGAGGATCAAACAGCTTCACCAGCGGAGGATCAAACAGCTTCACCAGTGGAGGATCAAACAGCTTCAATAATGGAGGATCAAACAGTTTCACCAGTGGAGGATTAAGCAGCTTCCCCAGTGGGCAAGGATTGGTAGGATTTTCTGGACAGTCTGGAAGCAGCATTAGCAGTGGGCAACTGTCAGGCGGATTGGCTGATCAGTCCTTCGGTGGCTTCAGCAGTGGAGGATCATCCAGTGGAATTAGTAGTGGCATAGGCAGGTTTGGCTTCTCTGGTGATGCAAGCCAGTCCAACATCATTTCCAGTGGAAGTGACCTGGGCTTTTCTTACTGA